From a region of the Heliangelus exortis chromosome 19, bHelExo1.hap1, whole genome shotgun sequence genome:
- the PLBD2 gene encoding putative phospholipase B-like 2 isoform X3, protein MAALRTLLGVVLAAVLAAGGTGAAPAAASPSPRNVSVLLEPGSEQLRVLPGRLPAAVAWASIDDRIPSVGWAFLEVTTNSSYNDSLQAYAAGLAEAAVSEQLMYMHWMNTMVGYCGPFKYESEYCEKLRSYLETNLAWMEEQMEQGQDPEYWHQVHLALLQLKGLEDSYNGRLDFPRSGFTLTPFGFLLLQLGGDLEDLESALNRSSPQRALGSGSCSALLKLLPGHQDLLVAHDTWNSYQSMLRIIKKYTLPFRTSAGGNSQIPGSTQVFSSYPGTIFSGDDFYILSSGLVALETTIGNNNPALWKYVDPQGSVLEWLRNIVANRLARSGAEWATIFRQFNSGTYNNQWMVVNYNVFAPGRVSPPQGLLTVLEQIPGLVVVADRTELLYQQGYWASYNLPYFEEIFNTSGTLELVKKYGDWFSYDKNPRAQIFRRNQTLVRDLDSMIRLMRSPPGAWSPPWGWWQPAGRCGTMSPPSAGARPPAVPCCTWGTPTSGPSPPSRSTGTECLTLG, encoded by the exons ATGGCAGCCCTGCGGACGCTGCTCGGGGTCGTGCTGGCCGCTGTCCTGGCCGCGGGGGGGACCGGGGCAGCCCCCGCCGCCGCTTCCCCATCGCCCCGCAACGTCTCGGTGCTGCTGGAGCCCGGTTCGGAGCAGCTCCGCGTTCTGCCCGGCCGCCTCCCCGCCGCTGTCGCCTGGGCCAGCATCGACGACCGCATCCCCTCCGTCGG CTGGGCCTTCCTGGAGGTGACCACCAACTCCTCATACAATGACAGCCTGCAGGCCTACGCCGCCGGGCTCGCCGAGGCTGCCGTCTCCGAGCAG CTGATGTACATGCACTGGATGAACACCATGGTGGGATACTGCGGCCCCTTCAAGTATGAGAGCGAGTACTGCGAGAAGCTGCGGAGCTACCTGGAGACCAACCTGGCCTGGATGGAGGAGCAGATGGAGCAGGGGCAAGACCCTGAGTACTGGCACCAG gtgcacctggccctgctgcagctgaagggGCTGGAGGACAGCTACAACGGGCGCCTGGACTTCCCCCGGAGTGGGTTCACCCTGACACCCTTCGGCTTCCT gctgctgcagttGGGGGGTGACCTGGAGGACCTGGAGTCCGCCCTGAACCGCTCCTCCCCACAGCGTGCCCTGGGCTCAGGctcttgctctgctcttctcaAGCTGCTCCCAGGCCATCAGGATCTCCTGGTGGCCCACGACACCTGGAACTCCTACCAGTCCATGCTGCGCATCATCAAGAAGTACACCCTGCCCTTCCGCACCTCGGCCGGGG GCAATTCTCAGATCCCTGGCAGCACTCAGGTGTTTTCCTCCTACCCCGGCACCATCTTCTCTGGAGATGACTTCTACATCCTCAGCAGCGGGTtg GTAGCACTGGAGACCACCATTGGGAACAACAACCCAGCACTCTGGAAGTACGTGGACCCACAGGGCAGCGTCCTGGAGTGGCTGAGGAACATCGTGGCCAACCGGTTGGCTCGCAGCGGCGCCGAGTGGGCCACCATCTTCCGACAGTTCAACAGTGGCAC GTACAACAACCAGTGGATGGTGGTGAACTACAACGTCTTCGCACCAGGGAGAGTGAGCCCACCACAGGGGCTGCTCACCGTGCTGGAGCAGATCCC GGGCCTGGTGGTGGTGGCCGATCGGACAGAGCTGCTGTACCAGCAGGGTTACTGGGCCAGCTACAACCTGCC GTACTTTGAGGAGATCTTCAACACCAGTGGGACCCTGGAGCTGGTGAAGAAGTATGGTGACTGGTTCTCCTACGACAAGAACCCACGTGCCCAGATCTTCCGACGGAACCAGACCCTGGTCCGTGACCTGGACTCCATGATCCGCCTGatgag GTCACCTCCTGGGGCATGGTCCCcaccctggggctggtggcagcCAGCGGGCCGGTGTGGGACGATGTCCCCCCCTTCCGCTGGAGCACGTCCCCCTGCAGTGCCCTGCTGCACATGGGGCACCCCGACCTCTGGACCTTCCCCCCCGTCAAGGTCCACTGGGACTGAGTGCCTGACACTGGGCTGA
- the PLBD2 gene encoding putative phospholipase B-like 2 isoform X1, whose protein sequence is MAALRTLLGVVLAAVLAAGGTGAAPAAASPSPRNVSVLLEPGSEQLRVLPGRLPAAVAWASIDDRIPSVGWAFLEVTTNSSYNDSLQAYAAGLAEAAVSEQLMYMHWMNTMVGYCGPFKYESEYCEKLRSYLETNLAWMEEQMEQGQDPEYWHQVHLALLQLKGLEDSYNGRLDFPRSGFTLTPFGFLLLQLGGDLEDLESALNRSSPQRALGSGSCSALLKLLPGHQDLLVAHDTWNSYQSMLRIIKKYTLPFRTSAGGNSQIPGSTQVFSSYPGTIFSGDDFYILSSGLVALETTIGNNNPALWKYVDPQGSVLEWLRNIVANRLARSGAEWATIFRQFNSGTYNNQWMVVNYNVFAPGRVSPPQGLLTVLEQIPGLVVVADRTELLYQQGYWASYNLPYFEEIFNTSGTLELVKKYGDWFSYDKNPRAQIFRRNQTLVRDLDSMIRLMRSNNYLQDPLSRCRGCDPPQNAENAISARSDLNPPNGTYPFPALRQRCHGGTDMKVTSWGMVPTLGLVAASGPVWDDVPPFRWSTSPCSALLHMGHPDLWTFPPVKVHWD, encoded by the exons ATGGCAGCCCTGCGGACGCTGCTCGGGGTCGTGCTGGCCGCTGTCCTGGCCGCGGGGGGGACCGGGGCAGCCCCCGCCGCCGCTTCCCCATCGCCCCGCAACGTCTCGGTGCTGCTGGAGCCCGGTTCGGAGCAGCTCCGCGTTCTGCCCGGCCGCCTCCCCGCCGCTGTCGCCTGGGCCAGCATCGACGACCGCATCCCCTCCGTCGG CTGGGCCTTCCTGGAGGTGACCACCAACTCCTCATACAATGACAGCCTGCAGGCCTACGCCGCCGGGCTCGCCGAGGCTGCCGTCTCCGAGCAG CTGATGTACATGCACTGGATGAACACCATGGTGGGATACTGCGGCCCCTTCAAGTATGAGAGCGAGTACTGCGAGAAGCTGCGGAGCTACCTGGAGACCAACCTGGCCTGGATGGAGGAGCAGATGGAGCAGGGGCAAGACCCTGAGTACTGGCACCAG gtgcacctggccctgctgcagctgaagggGCTGGAGGACAGCTACAACGGGCGCCTGGACTTCCCCCGGAGTGGGTTCACCCTGACACCCTTCGGCTTCCT gctgctgcagttGGGGGGTGACCTGGAGGACCTGGAGTCCGCCCTGAACCGCTCCTCCCCACAGCGTGCCCTGGGCTCAGGctcttgctctgctcttctcaAGCTGCTCCCAGGCCATCAGGATCTCCTGGTGGCCCACGACACCTGGAACTCCTACCAGTCCATGCTGCGCATCATCAAGAAGTACACCCTGCCCTTCCGCACCTCGGCCGGGG GCAATTCTCAGATCCCTGGCAGCACTCAGGTGTTTTCCTCCTACCCCGGCACCATCTTCTCTGGAGATGACTTCTACATCCTCAGCAGCGGGTtg GTAGCACTGGAGACCACCATTGGGAACAACAACCCAGCACTCTGGAAGTACGTGGACCCACAGGGCAGCGTCCTGGAGTGGCTGAGGAACATCGTGGCCAACCGGTTGGCTCGCAGCGGCGCCGAGTGGGCCACCATCTTCCGACAGTTCAACAGTGGCAC GTACAACAACCAGTGGATGGTGGTGAACTACAACGTCTTCGCACCAGGGAGAGTGAGCCCACCACAGGGGCTGCTCACCGTGCTGGAGCAGATCCC GGGCCTGGTGGTGGTGGCCGATCGGACAGAGCTGCTGTACCAGCAGGGTTACTGGGCCAGCTACAACCTGCC GTACTTTGAGGAGATCTTCAACACCAGTGGGACCCTGGAGCTGGTGAAGAAGTATGGTGACTGGTTCTCCTACGACAAGAACCCACGTGCCCAGATCTTCCGACGGAACCAGACCCTGGTCCGTGACCTGGACTCCATGATCCGCCTGatgag GTCCAACAACTACCTGCAGGACCCCCTGTCCCGCTGCAGGGGCTGTGACCCCCCCCAGAACGCCGAGAACGCCATCTCTGCCCGCTCTGACCTCAACCCCCCCAATGGCACTTACCCCTTCCCTGCGCTGCGCCAGCGCTGCCACGGCGGCACCGACATGAAg GTCACCTCCTGGGGCATGGTCCCcaccctggggctggtggcagcCAGCGGGCCGGTGTGGGACGATGTCCCCCCCTTCCGCTGGAGCACGTCCCCCTGCAGTGCCCTGCTGCACATGGGGCACCCCGACCTCTGGACCTTCCCCCCCGTCAAGGTCCACTGGGACTGA
- the LHX5 gene encoding LIM/homeobox protein Lhx5 → MMVHCAGCERPILDRFLLNVLDRAWHIKCVQCCECKCNLTEKCFSREGKLYCKNDFFRRFGTKCAGCSQGISPSDLVRKARNKVFHLNCFTCMVCNKQLSTGEELYIIDENKFVCKEDYLNSPTLKEGSLNSVSSCTDRSLSPDLQDPMQDDTKETDNSTSSDKETTNNENEEQNSGTKRRGPRTTIKAKQLETLKAAFAATPKPTRHIREQLAQETGLNMRVIQVWFQNRRSKERRMKQLSALGARRHAFFRSPRRMRPLGGRLDESEMLGSTPYTYYGDYQGDYYGPGGNYDFFPHGPPSQAQSPADSSYLQNSGPGSTPLGPLEPPLSGHHSSENQRYTDMISHPDTPSPEPGMTGSLHPIPGEVFSGGPSPPFSMSSNSGYSGGLPHPNPELSEAAVW, encoded by the exons ATGATGGTGCATTGTGCGGGCTGCGAGAGGCCGATTTTGGACCGGTTCCTGCTGAACGTCTTGGACAGGGCTTGGCACATCAAATGCGTCCAGTGCTGTGAGTGCAAGTGCAACCTGACCGAGAAATGCTTCTCCAGGGAAGGCAAACTCTACTGCAAAAACGACTTTTTCAG gaGATTTGGTACCAAATGCGCCGGCTGCTCCCAAGGCATCTCTCCCAGCGACCTGGTGCGGAAAGCCCGGAATAAAGTGTTTCACCTGAACTGTTTCACCTGCATGGTCTGCAACAAGCAGCTCTCCACGGGCGAAGAACTCTATATCATCGACGAGAATAAATTTGTTTGCAAAGAGGATTATTTGAACTCTCCCACGCTGAAGGAAGGCAGCCTCAACTCAG TGTCCTCATGTACAGACAGGAGTTTGTCCCCGGATCTCCAGGACCCCATGCAGGACGACACCAAGGAGACGGACAACTCGACCTCCTCGGACAAGGAGACCACCAACAACGAGAACGAGGAGCAGAACTCGGGCACCAAGCGGAGGGGTCCCCGCACCACCATTAAAGCCAAGCAGCTGGAGACCCTCAAAGCTGCCTTTGCAGCCACCCCCAAGCCCACCCGCCACATCCGAGAGCAGCTGGCCCAGGAGACCGGCCTTAACATGAGAGTTATCCAG GTCTGGTTCCAGAACCGCCGGTCCAAGGAGCGGCGGATGAAGCAGCTGAGCGCGCTGGGTGCCCGCCGGCACGCCTTCTTCCGGAGCCCCCGCAGGATGCGGCCCCTCGGCGGCCGCCTCGACGAGTCCGAGATGCTCGGATCGACCCCCTACACGTACTACGGAG ATTACCAAGGTGACTACTACGGTCCGGGAGGCAACTATGACTTTTTCCCCCACGGGCCGCCCTCCCAAGCCCAGTCCCCGGCCGACTCCAGCTATCTTCAGAACTCAGGACCCGGCTCCACACCCCTGGGACCCTTGGAGCCCCCCCTAAGCGGACACCACTCCTCAGAAAACCAAAGGTACACGGATATGATCTCGCATCCCGACACCCCCAGCCCCGAGCCGGGGATGACCGGTTCGCTGCACCCCATCCCGGGGGAGGTCTTCAGCGGGGGGCCCAGCCCCCCCTTCTCCATGTCCAGCAATAGCGGCTACAGCGGGGGGCTCCCGCACCCCAACCCGGAGCTCAGCGAGGCGGCGGTGTGGTAG
- the SDSL gene encoding serine dehydratase-like yields MAIQLGRGEKPFHIVSPLLESLPLSKVAGTKVYMKLENVQPAGSFKIRGIGCLCQEAAKKGYHHFVCSSGGNAGLAAAYAAKKLGLPVTIVVPSTTSQTTVHKLEELGAEVEVSGQVWDDANKRALELAKTEGWVSIHPFDHPLVWQGHSSLVQELKDSLDTKPDAILLAVGGGGLLAGVVAGLQEVGWQDIPIVAAETRGAHSFHAALAAGQLISLPDITSVAKCLGAKKVAARALECAQECQVISQVVEDAEAVRAVELFLDDERMLVQPACGATLALLYEGRLQRLQREGRLPTPLGSVVVVVCGGSSIQLAQLQALKRQVGLE; encoded by the exons ATGGCCATCCAGCTGGGCAGGGGAGAGAAGCCCTTCCACATCGTCTCGCCCCTCCTGGAGAGCCTGCCCTTGTCCAAGGTGGCAGGCACCAAGGTCTACATGAAGCTGGAGAACGTTCAGCCCGCCGGCTCCTTCAAGATCCGGGGCATCGGGTGCCTCTGCCAGGAG gcTGCCAAGAAGGGCTATCACCACTTTGTTTGCTCCTCAG GGGGCAAcgctgggctggcagcagcataTGCAGCCAAGAAGCTGGGGCTGCCGGTCACCATCGTggtccccagcaccaccagccagACCACTGTGCAcaagctggaggagctgggggcagaggTGGAGGTCTCCGGACAG GTGTGGGATGATGCCAACAAGAGAGCCCTGGAGCTGGCCAAGACAGAGGGCTGGGTCAGCATCCACCCCTTCGACCACCCCTTGGTGTG GCAGGGTCACTCCAGCCTGGTCCAGGAGCTGAAGGACTCTCTGGACACCAAACCCGATGCCATCCTGCTGGCAgtgggtgggggggggctgcTGGCCGGCGTGGTGGCCGGGCTGCAGGAGGTGGGCTGGCAGGACATCCCCATCGTGGCCGCCGAGACCCGGGGGGCTCACAGCTTCCACGCAGCGCTGGCAGCCGGGCAGCTCATCTCCCTGCCCGACATCACCAG CGTGGCCAAGTGCCTCGGAGCCAAGAAAGTGGCAGCGAGGGCGCTGGAGTGTGCCCAGGAGTGCCAGGTCATCTCCCAGGTGGTGGAGGATGCAGAGGCTGTGCGGGCCGTGGAGCTGTTCCTGG ATGACGAGAGGATGCTGGTGCAGCCGGCGTGCGGGGCCACCCTGGCCCTGCTCTACGAGGGGCGGCTGCAGCGGCTGCAGCGGGAGGGGCGGCTGCCCACCCCCCTGGGCTCCGTGGTGGTCGTGGTGTGCGggggcagcagcatccagctggCCCAGCTGCAGGCCCTGAAGAGGCAAGTGGGGCTGGAGTGA
- the PLBD2 gene encoding putative phospholipase B-like 2 isoform X2, with product MAALRTLLGVVLAAVLAAGGTGAAPAAASPSPRNVSVLLEPGSEQLRVLPGRLPAAVAWASIDDRIPSVGWAFLEVTTNSSYNDSLQAYAAGLAEAAVSEQLMYMHWMNTMVGYCGPFKYESEYCEKLRSYLETNLAWMEEQMEQGQDPEYWHQVHLALLQLKGLEDSYNGRLDFPRSGFTLTPFGFLLLQLGGDLEDLESALNRSSPQRALGSGSCSALLKLLPGHQDLLVAHDTWNSYQSMLRIIKKYTLPFRTSAGGNSQIPGSTQVFSSYPGTIFSGDDFYILSSGLVALETTIGNNNPALWKYVDPQGSVLEWLRNIVANRLARSGAEWATIFRQFNSGTYNNQWMVVNYNVFAPGRVSPPQGLLTVLEQIPGLVVVADRTELLYQQGYWASYNLPYFEEIFNTSGTLELVKKYGDWFSYDKNPRAQIFRRNQTLVRDLDSMIRLMRGCDPPQNAENAISARSDLNPPNGTYPFPALRQRCHGGTDMKVTSWGMVPTLGLVAASGPVWDDVPPFRWSTSPCSALLHMGHPDLWTFPPVKVHWD from the exons ATGGCAGCCCTGCGGACGCTGCTCGGGGTCGTGCTGGCCGCTGTCCTGGCCGCGGGGGGGACCGGGGCAGCCCCCGCCGCCGCTTCCCCATCGCCCCGCAACGTCTCGGTGCTGCTGGAGCCCGGTTCGGAGCAGCTCCGCGTTCTGCCCGGCCGCCTCCCCGCCGCTGTCGCCTGGGCCAGCATCGACGACCGCATCCCCTCCGTCGG CTGGGCCTTCCTGGAGGTGACCACCAACTCCTCATACAATGACAGCCTGCAGGCCTACGCCGCCGGGCTCGCCGAGGCTGCCGTCTCCGAGCAG CTGATGTACATGCACTGGATGAACACCATGGTGGGATACTGCGGCCCCTTCAAGTATGAGAGCGAGTACTGCGAGAAGCTGCGGAGCTACCTGGAGACCAACCTGGCCTGGATGGAGGAGCAGATGGAGCAGGGGCAAGACCCTGAGTACTGGCACCAG gtgcacctggccctgctgcagctgaagggGCTGGAGGACAGCTACAACGGGCGCCTGGACTTCCCCCGGAGTGGGTTCACCCTGACACCCTTCGGCTTCCT gctgctgcagttGGGGGGTGACCTGGAGGACCTGGAGTCCGCCCTGAACCGCTCCTCCCCACAGCGTGCCCTGGGCTCAGGctcttgctctgctcttctcaAGCTGCTCCCAGGCCATCAGGATCTCCTGGTGGCCCACGACACCTGGAACTCCTACCAGTCCATGCTGCGCATCATCAAGAAGTACACCCTGCCCTTCCGCACCTCGGCCGGGG GCAATTCTCAGATCCCTGGCAGCACTCAGGTGTTTTCCTCCTACCCCGGCACCATCTTCTCTGGAGATGACTTCTACATCCTCAGCAGCGGGTtg GTAGCACTGGAGACCACCATTGGGAACAACAACCCAGCACTCTGGAAGTACGTGGACCCACAGGGCAGCGTCCTGGAGTGGCTGAGGAACATCGTGGCCAACCGGTTGGCTCGCAGCGGCGCCGAGTGGGCCACCATCTTCCGACAGTTCAACAGTGGCAC GTACAACAACCAGTGGATGGTGGTGAACTACAACGTCTTCGCACCAGGGAGAGTGAGCCCACCACAGGGGCTGCTCACCGTGCTGGAGCAGATCCC GGGCCTGGTGGTGGTGGCCGATCGGACAGAGCTGCTGTACCAGCAGGGTTACTGGGCCAGCTACAACCTGCC GTACTTTGAGGAGATCTTCAACACCAGTGGGACCCTGGAGCTGGTGAAGAAGTATGGTGACTGGTTCTCCTACGACAAGAACCCACGTGCCCAGATCTTCCGACGGAACCAGACCCTGGTCCGTGACCTGGACTCCATGATCCGCCTGatgag GGGCTGTGACCCCCCCCAGAACGCCGAGAACGCCATCTCTGCCCGCTCTGACCTCAACCCCCCCAATGGCACTTACCCCTTCCCTGCGCTGCGCCAGCGCTGCCACGGCGGCACCGACATGAAg GTCACCTCCTGGGGCATGGTCCCcaccctggggctggtggcagcCAGCGGGCCGGTGTGGGACGATGTCCCCCCCTTCCGCTGGAGCACGTCCCCCTGCAGTGCCCTGCTGCACATGGGGCACCCCGACCTCTGGACCTTCCCCCCCGTCAAGGTCCACTGGGACTGA
- the SLC8B1 gene encoding mitochondrial sodium/calcium exchanger protein: protein MGQGAMGQGAVGQGAVGPTGALGLAGVLAGDMGMTPQLLDLGCTVPPGGDAPSHSRGLDCWEVRTHNSSEWCHFIRSNPDCRLEGGFLDYLQGVFCVFPPRLLPLAVTLYAFWLLYLFIILGVTAEKFFCPNLSAISTNLKLSHNVAGVTFLAFGNGAPDVFSAVVAFSNPRTAGLAIGAVFGAGVFVTTVVAGGIALVKPFTAASRPFLRDVIFYMVAVFLTFVVLYFGRITLGEALGYLGLYIFYVFAVVLCTWIHQRQRREGLAPPRPWEPEMATDTEEGESSGTNSGDYGEEYRPLLPSQETSLHILTSALSPLDCRKWRRKPWYWRLFKVFKVPVELVLLLTVPVVDPDKDDLNWKRPLNCLHILTSPLVCILTLKSGSYGLYQIQGIFPVWALVTLVGSVLAIAIFFTTSNEEPPKYHCVFAFLGFLASAMWINAAATELVNILRTLGVIFQLSNTVLGLTLLAWGNSIGDTFSDLTMARQGYPRMAFSACFGGIIFNILVGVGLGCLLQMTSTQLVVKLEPDSLLVWILAGALGLSLVFSFVSVPAQCFQLGKAYGICLILYYLAFLCLALLTEFRVIHLSVI, encoded by the exons ATGGGGCAGGGTGCCATGGGGCAGGGTGCCGTGGGGCAGGGTGCCGTGGGGCCAACTGGAGCCCTCGGCTTGGCCGGGGTCCTGGCGGGGGACATGGGGATGACCCCGCAGCTGCTGGACCTGGGGTGCACGGTGCCCCCCGGGGGGGATGCTCCGAGCCACAGCCGGGGCCTGGAT TGCTGGGAGGTTCGGACCCACAACAGCTCCGAGTGGTGCCACTTCATCCGCAGCAACCCGGACTGCCGGCTGGAGGGCGGATTCCTCGACTACCTCCAGGGGGTCTTCTGTGTCTTCCCCCCCCGGCTGCTCCCCTTGGCTGTCACCCTCTAC GCTTTCTGGCTCCTCTACCTGTTCATCATCCTCGGTGTGACAGCAGAGAAGTT CTTCTGTCCCAACTTGTCAGCCATCTCCACCAACCTGAAGCTGTCCCACAACGTGGCA GGTGTCACCTTCCTGGCCTTTGGCAATGGAGCACCAGATGTCTTCAGTGCTGTGGTGGCCTTCTCCAACCCCCGGACAGCGGGGCTGGCCATTGGGGCTGTCTTTG GTGCTGGTGTCTTTGTGACCACGGTGGTGGCCGGAGGCATCGCCCTGGTCAAGCCCTTCACAGCTGCCTCCAGGCCTTTCCTCAGGGATGTCATCTTCTACATGGTGGCCGTCTTCCTCACCTTCGTGGTCCTCTACTTCGGCAGGATCACGCTGGGAGAGGCTCTGG GTTACCTGGGGCTCTACATCTTCTATGTCTTCGCCGTGGTGCTTTGTACCTGGATCCACCAGCGGCAGCGTCGAGAAGGCCTGGCCCCCCCCAGGCCCTGGGAGCCAG AGATGGCAACAGACACTGAGGAGGGGGAGTCCTCAGGCACAAACAGCGGGGACTACG GTGAGGAGTACCGgcccctgctgccctcccaggAGACCTCCCTGCACATCCTCACCTCTGCCCTCAGCCCCCTGGACTGCCGCAAGTGGAGGAGGAAGCCCTGGTACTGGAGGCTCTTCAAGGTCTTCAAG GTGCCGgtggagctggtgctgctgctcactgtTCCTGTTGTGGACCCTGACAAGGATGACCTGAACTGGAAGAGACCCCTCAACTGCCTGCACATCCTCACCAGCCCCCTGGTCTGCATCCTCACCCTCAAGTCAGGCAGCT ATGGGCTGTACCAGATCCAGGGCATCTTCCCAGTCTGGGCACTGGTCACACTGGTTGGCTCTGTCCTGGCCATTGCCATCTTCTTCACCACAAGCAACGAGGAGCCACCCAAGTACCACTGT GTATTTGCCTTCCTTGGTTTTTTGGCCAGTGCCATGTGGATCAACGCCGCAGCCACCGAGCTGGTGAACATCCTCCGGACCTTGGGTGTCATCTTCCAGCTGAGCAACACCGTGCTGGGCTTGACACTGCTGGCCTGGGGCAACAGCATCGGTG ACACGTTCTCCGACCTCACCATGGCACGGCAGGGCTACCCACGCATGGCCTTCTCTGCCTGCTTTGGGGGCATCATCTTCA ACATCCTTGTTGGCGTGGGACTCGGCTGCCTGCTGCAGATGACCAGCACCCAGCTGGTGGTGAAG CTGGAGCCTGACAGCCTCCTGGTCTGGATCCTGGCTggagccctggggctgagctTGGTTTTCTCCTTTGTGTCGGTGCCAGCTCAGTGCTTCCAGCTGGGCAAGGCTTATGGCATCTGCCTCATCCTCTACTACCTGGCCTTCCTCTGCCTGGCCCTGCTCACTGAGTTCCGGGTGATCCATCTCTCTGTTATCTGA